Genomic DNA from Streptococcus uberis:
ATCTGTTCAGTTAGTACTAATCTCATTAATTGATGGGGTAAGGTTAGACGTCCAAAACTAATTAAAGCATGTGCTTTTTGTTTTATTTTTGAATGTAATCCTAAACTGCCACCAATAATAAATGTAATGTCAGAAAAACCTTGAATGGTAATATCGGTTACAAATTGACTAAATTCTTCCGAAGAATATTGCTTTCCTTCAATAGCAAGTGCAATAACATAATCTCTATTTCCTATTTTGCTTAAAATGCGATTAGCTTCTTTCTCCATAATTTTTTCATTCTCAGCCTGACTTGCCTTTTCAGGTGTTTTTTCGTCAGCCAATTCAATGATTTCAAATTGAGTAAAACGTGATAATCGTTTTTGATATTCAGCTATTCCATCTTTTAAATACTTTTCTTTTATTTTTCCAACACAAATTATTTTAATTTTCATAAGACTATTATATCACAAATAAGATTCTCAATAAGAAGTTATACACATAAAAAAATTGAATAAGCATTTTGACTTATCAAGAATTCATCAAAGTTTTCCACAAGTTGTGGATTTCTTTTCTTTTTATTTTTTTTAAGGTATAATTAAGCAGAATTTCATATTATGATGAAAAAAATCTGGAGGTAATGCCTGTGTCTAAGTTTAAACATTTTTTCAAATACATAATGATAGTCGGATTAGGCTTCATTGGTGGTGCTTTAGCATTCTTTGTGAT
This window encodes:
- the rlmH gene encoding 23S rRNA (pseudouridine(1915)-N(3))-methyltransferase RlmH; translated protein: MKIKIICVGKIKEKYLKDGIAEYQKRLSRFTQFEIIELADEKTPEKASQAENEKIMEKEANRILSKIGNRDYVIALAIEGKQYSSEEFSQFVTDITIQGFSDITFIIGGSLGLHSKIKQKAHALISFGRLTLPHQLMRLVLTEQIYRAFMIQEGSPYHK